A single window of Colletes latitarsis isolate SP2378_abdomen chromosome 6, iyColLati1, whole genome shotgun sequence DNA harbors:
- the LOC143343025 gene encoding delta(3,5)-Delta(2,4)-dienoyl-CoA isomerase, mitochondrial isoform X1, producing MALNLVSSTRNLLTSATKTPVQYCKMNYSMLKISVPKEFIYMVEMSRPQKLNAINDTMWKEFKNCFDELATNPECRVIILAGAGKAFCAGIDISNLMQLGTEIAKHEDIARRYKVLQLYIKGYQNSFNAIEECPKPVIAAIHGACIGAGLDMISAADIRYCSSDAWFQIKEVDVGMAADVGTLQRFPKIIGSDSLVRELVYTGRKFTASEALQYGFVSQLFDNQESLLTGTMKLAEEIASKSPVAVQGAKLNLIYSRDHSVQEGLNHIAMYNQTMLQSEDFVNASMSQASKSEPPVFAKL from the exons ATGGCTTTAAATCTAGTATCTAGTACACGTAATTTGTTAACGAGTGCAACGAAGACAC CAGTGCAATATTGTAAAATGAATTATAGTATGCTAAAAATATCAGTACCAAAAGAGTTTATTTATATGGTAGAAATGAGTAGACCACAAAAACTTAATGCTATAAATGATACCATGTGGAA AGAATTCAAGAATTGTTTTGACGAATTAGCAACAAATCCAGAGTGCAGAGTCATAATTCTTGCAGGAGCTGGTAAAGCATTTTGTGCAG GTATTGATATTAGCAATCTAATGCAATTAGGAACCGAAATAGCTAAACACGAAGACATTGCACGAAGATACAAAGTTTTACAACTATATATAAAAGGATATCAAAATAGCTTTAATGCTATAGAAGAG TGTCCAAAACCAGTGATTGCAGCTATACATGGTGCATGTATCGGAGCTGGTTTAGATATGATATCAGCAGCAGATATTCGATATTGTTCCTCAGATGCATGGTTTCAGATCAAAGAAGTTGATGTGGGTATGGCTGCTGATGTGGGTACATTGCAAAGATTTCCAAAAATTATAGGTTCCGACAGCTTAGTCAGAGAACTTGTGTATACTGGAAGGAAATTTACTGCTTCCGAGGCATTGCAGTATGGTTTTGTTAGTCAGTTATTTGATAATCAAGAAAG CTTACTAACAGGTACAATGAAACTTGCAGAGGAGATAGCAAGTAAAAGTCCAGTTGCAGTACAAGgtgcaaaattaaatttaatttactcgAGAGATCATTCTGTTCAAGAGGGTCTTAATCATATT gcTATGTATAATCAAACTATGTTACAAAGCGAGGACTTTGTAAACGCTTCCATGTCACAAGCTTCTAAATCTGAACCTCCAGTTTttgcaaaattataa
- the LOC143343025 gene encoding delta(3,5)-Delta(2,4)-dienoyl-CoA isomerase, mitochondrial isoform X2 has translation MALNLVSSTRNLLTSATKTLQYCKMNYSMLKISVPKEFIYMVEMSRPQKLNAINDTMWKEFKNCFDELATNPECRVIILAGAGKAFCAGIDISNLMQLGTEIAKHEDIARRYKVLQLYIKGYQNSFNAIEECPKPVIAAIHGACIGAGLDMISAADIRYCSSDAWFQIKEVDVGMAADVGTLQRFPKIIGSDSLVRELVYTGRKFTASEALQYGFVSQLFDNQESLLTGTMKLAEEIASKSPVAVQGAKLNLIYSRDHSVQEGLNHIAMYNQTMLQSEDFVNASMSQASKSEPPVFAKL, from the exons ATGGCTTTAAATCTAGTATCTAGTACACGTAATTTGTTAACGAGTGCAACGAAGACAC TGCAATATTGTAAAATGAATTATAGTATGCTAAAAATATCAGTACCAAAAGAGTTTATTTATATGGTAGAAATGAGTAGACCACAAAAACTTAATGCTATAAATGATACCATGTGGAA AGAATTCAAGAATTGTTTTGACGAATTAGCAACAAATCCAGAGTGCAGAGTCATAATTCTTGCAGGAGCTGGTAAAGCATTTTGTGCAG GTATTGATATTAGCAATCTAATGCAATTAGGAACCGAAATAGCTAAACACGAAGACATTGCACGAAGATACAAAGTTTTACAACTATATATAAAAGGATATCAAAATAGCTTTAATGCTATAGAAGAG TGTCCAAAACCAGTGATTGCAGCTATACATGGTGCATGTATCGGAGCTGGTTTAGATATGATATCAGCAGCAGATATTCGATATTGTTCCTCAGATGCATGGTTTCAGATCAAAGAAGTTGATGTGGGTATGGCTGCTGATGTGGGTACATTGCAAAGATTTCCAAAAATTATAGGTTCCGACAGCTTAGTCAGAGAACTTGTGTATACTGGAAGGAAATTTACTGCTTCCGAGGCATTGCAGTATGGTTTTGTTAGTCAGTTATTTGATAATCAAGAAAG CTTACTAACAGGTACAATGAAACTTGCAGAGGAGATAGCAAGTAAAAGTCCAGTTGCAGTACAAGgtgcaaaattaaatttaatttactcgAGAGATCATTCTGTTCAAGAGGGTCTTAATCATATT gcTATGTATAATCAAACTATGTTACAAAGCGAGGACTTTGTAAACGCTTCCATGTCACAAGCTTCTAAATCTGAACCTCCAGTTTttgcaaaattataa
- the Cpsf1 gene encoding cleavage and polyadenylation specificity factor subunit 1 isoform X1 produces MYSICKSTHPATGVEHAITCYFFNRSEKCLVVAGANIIRVFCLIPDVDITKREKYTESRPPKMKLECLSQYTLHGNVMSMQAVALVGSQRDSLLLSFRDAKLSVVEYDQDTHDLRTVSLHYFEEEEIRDGWTNHHHIPIVRVDPEGRCAVMLIYGRKLVVLPFKKDPSLDDGDLLDNSKASSNKTPILSSYMIVLKCLEEKMDNIIDLQFLHGYYEPTLLILYEPVRTFSGRIAVRQDTCAMVAISLNIQQRVHPIIWSVSNLPFDCYQAVPVKKPLGGTLIMAVNSLIYLNQSIPPYGVSLNNLAETSTNFPLKPQEGVKISLEGSQVAFISSDRLVISLKSGELYVLSLFADSMRSVRGFHFDKAAASVLTSCVCMCEDNYLFLGSRLGNSLLLRFIEKESENLQNTYESEITIEEDETEETPAKKIKQDFIGDWMASDVLDIKDPEELEVYGSETHTSIQITSYIFEVCDSLLNIGPCGNISMGEPAFLSEEFSHSQDPDVELVTTSGYGKNGALCVLQCAIRPQVVTTFELPGCEDMWTVIGTLNIDEQVRPEAEGSHAFLILSQEDSTMILQTGQEINEVDQSGFSTQGSTVFAGNLGANRYIVQVTQMGVRLLQGIEQIQHMPIDLGCPIVHASCADPYVTLLSEDGQVMLLTLREGRGTAKLHAQAANLLFRPQIEALCAYRDVSGIFTTQLPENVEDEVPEEEHNIEEPPIVANIDNEDDLLYGDAPAFQMPAPSLTKVSEGASKKAPWWQKHLQEIKPTYWLLVYRDSGTLEIYSLPDLRLSYLIRNFGYGQYVLHDSMESTTLQTATVNEIPNPEMQVREILMVALGHHGNRPMLLVRLDSELQIYQAYRYPKGHLKLRFKKLDHGIIPGQLKLTPKDEDMPTMNETRHCMMRYFSNIAGYNGVFICSDYPHWIFLTGRGELRTHPMGIDGAVTSFAPFNNINCPQGFLYFNRKEELRICVLPTHLSYDAPWPVRKVPLRCTPHFVTYHLESKTYCVITSIAEPLKSYYRFNGEDKEFTEEERSERFIYPSQEQFSIVLFSPVSWETIPNTKIELDQWEHATCLKNVSLAYEGTRSGLKGYIVVGTNYNYGEDITSRGRILIFDIIEVVPEPGQPLTKNRFKQIYAKEQKGPITAITQVSGFLVSAVGQKIYIWQLKDNDLVGVAFIDTQIYIHQMLSIKSLILIADVYKSISLLRFQEEYRTLSLVSRDFRPAEVYTIEYLIDNTNLGFLVADGESNIALFMYQPESRESLGGQKLIRKADFHLGQKINTFFRIKSKLSDPANDKKYFSGADKRHVTMYATLDGSLGYILPVPEKTYRRLLMLQNVLVTHICHIAGLNPKAYRTYKSYVRTQGNPARGIIDGDLVWRYLYLPNNEKIDVAKKIGTRVQEIIEDLTEIDRQTAHF; encoded by the exons ATGTATTCGATATGTAAAAGTACTCATCCCGCTACGGGAGTCGAACATGCAATTACATGTTATTTCTTTAATCGTTCGGAAAAATGTCTTGTAGTGGCCGGTGCCAATATTATCAGAGTATTTTGTTTAATACCTGATGTGGATATAACAAAGAGAGAAAAGtatacag aaTCACGCCCACCAAAAATGAAGTTAGAATGCTTGTCCCAATACACTTTACATGGAAATGTAATGTCGATGCAAGCTGTGGCTCTTGTCGGGTCTCAAAGAGATTCTCTCCTATTAAGCTTTCGCGATGCAAAATTGTCTGTTGTAGAATATGATCAAGATACACATGATCTCAGAACAGTATCATTACATTATTTTGAAGAGGAAGAAATAAGG gATGGATGGACAAATCATCATCATATTCCTATTGTTAGGGTAGATCCTGAAGGAAGATGCGCAGTAATGTTAATATATGGTCGAAAACTAGTTGTACTGCCTTTTAAAAAAGATCCAAGTCTTGATGATGGAGATCTATTAGATAATTCAAAAGCATCATCTAATAAAACTCCTATATTGTCATCATATATGATAGTATTAAAATGTTTAGAGGAAAAAATGGACAATATAATAGATTTACAATTTTTACATGGTTATTACGAACCAACGTTATTAATATTGTATGAACCAGTGAGGACATTTTCAGG GCGTATTGCAGTTAGACAAGATACTTGTGCCATGGTTGCAATATCATTAAATATTCAACAGAGGGTACATCCCATAATTTGGTCTGTATCAAATTTACCATTTGACTGTTATCAAGCAGTACCAGTAAAGAAACCACTCGGTGGAACTTTAATTATGGCAGTTAATTCTCTCATTTACTTAAATCAAAGCATTCCACCTTATGGTGTTTCTTTAAATAACTTAGCAGAAACCAGTACAAATTTTCCATTAA AACCGCAAGAAGGCGTAAAAATAAGTCTAGAAGGTTCTCAAGTTGCATTTATATCATCAGATCGATTAGTAATTTCTTTAAAGAGTGGAGAATTATATGTATTGTCTTTGTTTGCTGATAGCATGCGTTCAGTGAGAGGATTTCATTTCGACAAAGCTGCAGCAAGTGTTTTAACTTCATGC GTGTGCATGTGTGAAGATAATTACCTCTTTTTGGGATCACGTCTTGGTAATTCACTTTTATTAAGATTTATTGAAAAAGAAtcagaaaatttacaaaatacgtaTGAAAGCGAAATAACAATTGAAGAAGATGAAACTGAAGAAACTCCcgcaaaaaaaataaaacaagatTTTATAGGAGATTGGATGGCATCTGATGTATTAGACATAAAAGATCCAGAAGAACTAGAAGTGTATGGAAGTGAAACACACACTTCCATCCAGATTACATCATACATATTTGAG GTGTGTGATAGTTTACTAAATATTGGACCATGCGGGAATATATCTATGGGTGAACCAGCTTTTTTATCTGAAGAATTTTCACACAGTCAAGACCCTGATGTTGAACTTGTCACAACTTCTGGATATGGTAAAAATGGTGCACTTTGTGTCCTTCAATGTGCAATTCGACCCCAG GTTGTAACTACATTCGAACTACCAGGGTGTGAAGACATGTGGACAGTTATTGGTACATTAAATATTGATGAACAAGTGAGGCCTGAAGCAGAAGGATCTCATGCTTTTttgattttaagtcaagaagattCAACAATG ATATTACAAACTGGTCAAGAAATTAATGAAGTAGATCAAAGTGGATTCAGTACGCAGGGAAGCACAGTATTTGCTGGAAATCTTGGTGCAAATAGGTATATAGTACAAGTTACTCAAATGGGCGTACGTCTTTTACAAGGAATTGAACAG ATCCAACACATGCCTATAGATCTTGGATGTCCAATTGTGCATGCAAGTTGTGCAGATCCTTATGTAACGTTACTTTCGGAAGATGGACAAGTTATGTTATTGACCCTTAGAGAAGGGCGTGGAACTGCAAAATTACACGCCCAAGCAGCTAATCtattattt CGACCTCAAATAGAAGCATTATGCGCTTACAGAGATGTTAGTGGAATATTTACAACACAATTACCTGAAAATGTAGAAGACGAAGTACCTGAAGAAGAACATAATATAGAGGAACCACCGATAGTTGCCAATATCGACAACGAAGATGATCTTCTCTATGGTGATGCACCAGCCTTTCAAATGCCTGCACCATCGCTTACTAAAGTATCTGAGGGAGCATCGAAAAAAGCTCcttg GTGGCAAAAGCATTTGCAAGAGATAAAACCAACATATTGGTTATTAGTATACAGAGACAGCGGAACGTTAGAAATTTATTCTCTTCCTGATTTACGCTTATCTTACCTTATTCGTAATTTCGGATATGGTCAATATGTATTACACGATAGCATGGAATCTACAACGTTGCAAACAGCAACTGTTAATGAAATTCCCAATCCTGAAATGCAG gtgcgtgaaattttaatggtagcatTAGGTCATCACGGAAATAGACCAATGCTTTTAGTAAGACTAGACTCTGAACTTCAAATTTATCAAGCATATAGATATCCAAAGGGCCACTTAAAATTACGATTTAAGAAATTAGATCACGGCATAATACCAGGACAATTAAA GTTAACACCGAAAGATGAAGATATGCCTACAATGAATGAGACTCGACATTGTATGATGCGTTACTTCAGTAATATTGCTGGGTATAATGGTGTATTTATCTGCAGTGATTATCCTCATTGGATATTTCTCACAGGACGTGGCGAATTACGTACTCATCCAATGGGTATCGATGGTGCTGTTACATCCTTCGCGccttttaataatataaattgtcCACAAGGTTTTCTCTATTTCAATAGAAag GAAGAATTAAGGATATGTGTTTTACCAACTCATTTATCGTACGATGCACCATGGCCTGTTAGAAAAGTACCACTGAGATGTACACCACATTTTGTCACATATCATCTTGAAAGTAAAACTTACTGTGTTATAACGAGTATAGCCGAACCACTTAAAAGTTATTATAGATTCAATGGTGAAGATAAG GAATTTACCGAAGAAGAACGATCAGAAAGATTTATTTACCCTTCGCAAGAACAATTTTCGATAGTGTTGTTCTCACCTGTTTCTTGGGAAACTATACCCAATACTAAAATTGAACTTGATCAGTGGGAACATGCAACTTGTCTAAAAAATGTTTCTCTGGCTTATGAAGGAACTCGATCTGGTTTGAAGGGATACATAGTAGTAGGAACAAATTATAACTATGGTGAAGATATTACAAGCAGAGGAAGG ATACTTATATTTGATATAATTGAAGTTGTACCTGAACCTGGTCAGCCATTGACGAAAAATAGATTCAAACAGATTTATGCAAAAGAACAAAAAGGTCCAATAACTGCTATCACACAAGTATCAGGATTTCTAGTCTCAGCCGTTggacaaaaaatatatatttggcAATTAAAGGATAATGACCTTGTTGGAGTTGCTTTTATAGACACACAAATTTACATTCACCAAATGTTAAGCATCAAAAGCTTAATTTTAATAGCCGATGTATATAAATCGATTAGTTTATTAAGATTTCAAGAAGAGTATAGAACGTTATCTCTCGTCAGTAGA GATTTTAGACCGGCAGAAGTATATACTATTGAATACTTAATCGATAATACTAATTTAGGATTTCTTGTGGCTGATGGTGAAAGCAATATAGCTTTATTTATGTATCAACCGGAATCGAGAGAAAGTCTTGGAGGACAAAAATTAATTAGAAAAGCTGATTTCCATTTAGGTCAGAAAATAAATACGTTCTTTCGTATAAAAAGCAAACTTTCAGATCCGGCAAATGATAAAAAATACTTTTCTGGTGCGGATAAAAGACACGTTACTATGTATG CAACTTTGGATGGCAGCCTTGGTTATATTTTACctgtaccagaaaaaacataccGAAGATTACTCATGTTACAAAATGTTTTGGTAACACATATTTGTCACATTGCTGGATTGAACCCCAAAGCTTATCG TACTTACAAAAGCTATGTTCGAACTCAAGGAAATCCTGCAAGGGGTATTATTGATGGTGATCTAGTTTGGCGCTATCTCTATTTACCCAACAATGAAAAAATAGATGTGGCCAAAAAGATTGGAACGCGTGTGCAAGAAATAATAGAAGACCTTACAGAGATAGATCGACAAACAGCTCATTTTTAA
- the LOC143343031 gene encoding dynein regulatory complex protein 8, with amino-acid sequence FVLIYTLFCIVSALEPTPLEKRLCEAFDVFDTAKVGEIDVSDLGTIIRALGCVITEAELQEIQVEVEDVANNCVPLNRFLEYMCKAINERKFKPAEPEDLLKAFQLLDPENRGYIMRDVLEKAMMEIGEPFSEEEIADMMAIACDPQTKKINYEHYINMLIVRIAYFFLVYMQTFIASLQERLLIH; translated from the exons TTCGTGCTTATTTATACTCTTTTCTGTATAGTGTCTGCATTGGAACCAACACCTTTGGAGAAAAGGCTTTGCGAGGCATTCGATGTGTTTGATACTGCAAAAGTCGGTGAAATAGATGTTAGTGATTTAGGAACTATTATCAGAGCATTAGGATGTGTCATTACCGAAGCAGAATTGCAAGAGATACAAGTTGAAGTGGAAGATGTAGCAAACAATTGTGTACCATTAAACAGATTTCTAGAATATATGTGCAAAGCCATAAACGAACGCAA ATTTAAACCAGCCGAACCAGAGGATTTGTTAAAAGCATTTCAATTATTAGATCCTGAAAATCGGGGATATATTATGCGCGATGTTTTAGAAAAAGCAATGATGGAAATTGGAGAACCATTTTCGGAAGAAGAAATAGCTGATATGATGGCCATTGCATGTGATCCACAAACAAAAAAAATCAATTACGAACATTACATTAATATGCTAATTGTACGTATTGCATACTTTTTTTTAGTATATATGCAAacatttattgcttcattacagGAACGATTATTAATACATTGA
- the Cpsf1 gene encoding cleavage and polyadenylation specificity factor subunit 1 isoform X2 — MYSICKSTHPATGVEHAITCYFFNRSEKCLVVAGANIIRVFCLIPDVDITKREKYTESRPPKMKLECLSQYTLHGNVMSMQAVALVGSQRDSLLLSFRDAKLSVVEYDQDTHDLRTVSLHYFEEEEIRDGWTNHHHIPIVRVDPEGRCAVMLIYGRKLVVLPFKKDPSLDDGDLLDNSKASSNKTPILSSYMIVLKCLEEKMDNIIDLQFLHGYYEPTLLILYEPVRTFSGRIAVRQDTCAMVAISLNIQQRVHPIIWSVSNLPFDCYQAVPVKKPLGGTLIMAVNSLIYLNQSIPPYGVSLNNLAETSTNFPLKPQEGVKISLEGSQVAFISSDRLVISLKSGELYVLSLFADSMRSVRGFHFDKAAASVLTSCVCMCEDNYLFLGSRLGNSLLLRFIEKESENLQNTYESEITIEEDETEETPAKKIKQDFIGDWMASDVLDIKDPEELEVYGSETHTSIQITSYIFEVCDSLLNIGPCGNISMGEPAFLSEEFSHSQDPDVELVTTSGYGKNGALCVLQCAIRPQVVTTFELPGCEDMWTVIGTLNIDEQVRPEAEGSHAFLILSQEDSTMILQTGQEINEVDQSGFSTQGSTVFAGNLGANRYIVQVTQMGVRLLQGIEQIQHMPIDLGCPIVHASCADPYVTLLSEDGQVMLLTLREGRGTAKLHAQAANLLFRPQIEALCAYRDVSGIFTTQLPENVEDEVPEEEHNIEEPPIVANIDNEDDLLYGDAPAFQMPAPSLTKVSEGASKKAPWWQKHLQEIKPTYWLLVYRDSGTLEIYSLPDLRLSYLIRNFGYGQYVLHDSMESTTLQTATVNEIPNPEMQVREILMVALGHHGNRPMLLVRLDSELQIYQAYRYPKGHLKLRFKKLDHGIIPGQLKLTPKDEDMPTMNETRHCMMRYFSNIAGYNGVFICSDYPHWIFLTGRGELRTHPMGIDGAVTSFAPFNNINCPQGFLYFNRKEELRICVLPTHLSYDAPWPVRKVPLRCTPHFVTYHLESKTYCVITSIAEPLKSYYRFNGEDKEFTEEERSERFIYPSQEQFSIVLFSPVSWETIPNTKIELDQWEHATCLKNVSLAYEGTRSGLKGYIVVGTNYNYGEDITSRGRILIFDIIEVVPEPGQPLTKNRFKQIYAKEQKGPITAITQVSGFLVSAVGQKIYIWQLKDNDLVGVAFIDTQIYIHQMLSIKSLILIADVYKSISLLRFQEEYRTLSLVSRDFLWLMVKAI; from the exons ATGTATTCGATATGTAAAAGTACTCATCCCGCTACGGGAGTCGAACATGCAATTACATGTTATTTCTTTAATCGTTCGGAAAAATGTCTTGTAGTGGCCGGTGCCAATATTATCAGAGTATTTTGTTTAATACCTGATGTGGATATAACAAAGAGAGAAAAGtatacag aaTCACGCCCACCAAAAATGAAGTTAGAATGCTTGTCCCAATACACTTTACATGGAAATGTAATGTCGATGCAAGCTGTGGCTCTTGTCGGGTCTCAAAGAGATTCTCTCCTATTAAGCTTTCGCGATGCAAAATTGTCTGTTGTAGAATATGATCAAGATACACATGATCTCAGAACAGTATCATTACATTATTTTGAAGAGGAAGAAATAAGG gATGGATGGACAAATCATCATCATATTCCTATTGTTAGGGTAGATCCTGAAGGAAGATGCGCAGTAATGTTAATATATGGTCGAAAACTAGTTGTACTGCCTTTTAAAAAAGATCCAAGTCTTGATGATGGAGATCTATTAGATAATTCAAAAGCATCATCTAATAAAACTCCTATATTGTCATCATATATGATAGTATTAAAATGTTTAGAGGAAAAAATGGACAATATAATAGATTTACAATTTTTACATGGTTATTACGAACCAACGTTATTAATATTGTATGAACCAGTGAGGACATTTTCAGG GCGTATTGCAGTTAGACAAGATACTTGTGCCATGGTTGCAATATCATTAAATATTCAACAGAGGGTACATCCCATAATTTGGTCTGTATCAAATTTACCATTTGACTGTTATCAAGCAGTACCAGTAAAGAAACCACTCGGTGGAACTTTAATTATGGCAGTTAATTCTCTCATTTACTTAAATCAAAGCATTCCACCTTATGGTGTTTCTTTAAATAACTTAGCAGAAACCAGTACAAATTTTCCATTAA AACCGCAAGAAGGCGTAAAAATAAGTCTAGAAGGTTCTCAAGTTGCATTTATATCATCAGATCGATTAGTAATTTCTTTAAAGAGTGGAGAATTATATGTATTGTCTTTGTTTGCTGATAGCATGCGTTCAGTGAGAGGATTTCATTTCGACAAAGCTGCAGCAAGTGTTTTAACTTCATGC GTGTGCATGTGTGAAGATAATTACCTCTTTTTGGGATCACGTCTTGGTAATTCACTTTTATTAAGATTTATTGAAAAAGAAtcagaaaatttacaaaatacgtaTGAAAGCGAAATAACAATTGAAGAAGATGAAACTGAAGAAACTCCcgcaaaaaaaataaaacaagatTTTATAGGAGATTGGATGGCATCTGATGTATTAGACATAAAAGATCCAGAAGAACTAGAAGTGTATGGAAGTGAAACACACACTTCCATCCAGATTACATCATACATATTTGAG GTGTGTGATAGTTTACTAAATATTGGACCATGCGGGAATATATCTATGGGTGAACCAGCTTTTTTATCTGAAGAATTTTCACACAGTCAAGACCCTGATGTTGAACTTGTCACAACTTCTGGATATGGTAAAAATGGTGCACTTTGTGTCCTTCAATGTGCAATTCGACCCCAG GTTGTAACTACATTCGAACTACCAGGGTGTGAAGACATGTGGACAGTTATTGGTACATTAAATATTGATGAACAAGTGAGGCCTGAAGCAGAAGGATCTCATGCTTTTttgattttaagtcaagaagattCAACAATG ATATTACAAACTGGTCAAGAAATTAATGAAGTAGATCAAAGTGGATTCAGTACGCAGGGAAGCACAGTATTTGCTGGAAATCTTGGTGCAAATAGGTATATAGTACAAGTTACTCAAATGGGCGTACGTCTTTTACAAGGAATTGAACAG ATCCAACACATGCCTATAGATCTTGGATGTCCAATTGTGCATGCAAGTTGTGCAGATCCTTATGTAACGTTACTTTCGGAAGATGGACAAGTTATGTTATTGACCCTTAGAGAAGGGCGTGGAACTGCAAAATTACACGCCCAAGCAGCTAATCtattattt CGACCTCAAATAGAAGCATTATGCGCTTACAGAGATGTTAGTGGAATATTTACAACACAATTACCTGAAAATGTAGAAGACGAAGTACCTGAAGAAGAACATAATATAGAGGAACCACCGATAGTTGCCAATATCGACAACGAAGATGATCTTCTCTATGGTGATGCACCAGCCTTTCAAATGCCTGCACCATCGCTTACTAAAGTATCTGAGGGAGCATCGAAAAAAGCTCcttg GTGGCAAAAGCATTTGCAAGAGATAAAACCAACATATTGGTTATTAGTATACAGAGACAGCGGAACGTTAGAAATTTATTCTCTTCCTGATTTACGCTTATCTTACCTTATTCGTAATTTCGGATATGGTCAATATGTATTACACGATAGCATGGAATCTACAACGTTGCAAACAGCAACTGTTAATGAAATTCCCAATCCTGAAATGCAG gtgcgtgaaattttaatggtagcatTAGGTCATCACGGAAATAGACCAATGCTTTTAGTAAGACTAGACTCTGAACTTCAAATTTATCAAGCATATAGATATCCAAAGGGCCACTTAAAATTACGATTTAAGAAATTAGATCACGGCATAATACCAGGACAATTAAA GTTAACACCGAAAGATGAAGATATGCCTACAATGAATGAGACTCGACATTGTATGATGCGTTACTTCAGTAATATTGCTGGGTATAATGGTGTATTTATCTGCAGTGATTATCCTCATTGGATATTTCTCACAGGACGTGGCGAATTACGTACTCATCCAATGGGTATCGATGGTGCTGTTACATCCTTCGCGccttttaataatataaattgtcCACAAGGTTTTCTCTATTTCAATAGAAag GAAGAATTAAGGATATGTGTTTTACCAACTCATTTATCGTACGATGCACCATGGCCTGTTAGAAAAGTACCACTGAGATGTACACCACATTTTGTCACATATCATCTTGAAAGTAAAACTTACTGTGTTATAACGAGTATAGCCGAACCACTTAAAAGTTATTATAGATTCAATGGTGAAGATAAG GAATTTACCGAAGAAGAACGATCAGAAAGATTTATTTACCCTTCGCAAGAACAATTTTCGATAGTGTTGTTCTCACCTGTTTCTTGGGAAACTATACCCAATACTAAAATTGAACTTGATCAGTGGGAACATGCAACTTGTCTAAAAAATGTTTCTCTGGCTTATGAAGGAACTCGATCTGGTTTGAAGGGATACATAGTAGTAGGAACAAATTATAACTATGGTGAAGATATTACAAGCAGAGGAAGG ATACTTATATTTGATATAATTGAAGTTGTACCTGAACCTGGTCAGCCATTGACGAAAAATAGATTCAAACAGATTTATGCAAAAGAACAAAAAGGTCCAATAACTGCTATCACACAAGTATCAGGATTTCTAGTCTCAGCCGTTggacaaaaaatatatatttggcAATTAAAGGATAATGACCTTGTTGGAGTTGCTTTTATAGACACACAAATTTACATTCACCAAATGTTAAGCATCAAAAGCTTAATTTTAATAGCCGATGTATATAAATCGATTAGTTTATTAAGATTTCAAGAAGAGTATAGAACGTTATCTCTCGTCAGTAGA GATTTCTTGTGGCTGATGGTGAAAGCAATATAG